ATTTGTTATATTCAGGTATTTCTAGGGGCCGATTCGCCAGAAGGTTGAACAACCTTAGGCTGTATGTACCGCCGCCGTAAAGATCCATCAACTCCCTGTCGAAGTTGACGTCCGAACGGTTAAGTCCTCCTTTTGCAAGGACTTCGTCCAGAGGGTCACGGGCTGCATTCAGAAACCCGGCTGAGATGATTGCGACAAAAACGATTCTTTTCACGCAAGCCTCCTTGTGGCGTATTTTAGGCGTTAGGGTATGTAAAGTCAAGCATAGTTGATTTTTACGTCTGATTGATTAGGATTACATCTTACTTGCAAAGGAGTCTTGATGCTCACAATTCAAAGGATTAAGGAAAAGAAGGCTGTTATAGGAGTGGTCGGAATGGGATACGTAGGTCTTCCGCTTGCCCTCACATTTGCGGAAGAGGGCTTTAAGGTCATAGGATACGATATTGATGAAGCGAAACCCCGGATGCTTAATTCAGGCAAAACCTATATTAAGCATATTCCTGCATCAAGGATAAAGAAGGCGGTTTCCGCCGGATTACTCGAGGCAACCGCTGATTTTACAAAAATACCGGAATCGGATGCCCTTTTAGTGGCTGTACCCACCCCCCTTGACGAGCATTTCCAGCCTGATCTCTCGTTTGTTACTGGCACCGCAGAACAAATCGGACCGCATCTTGTAAAGGGTCAGCTTGTAGTGCTTGAATCCTCATCATTTCCAGGAACAACGGAGGATATAATGCGGCCTATACTTGAGGAGCGTTCGGGTCTAAAGGCTCACAAGGATTTCTGGCTTTCTTACTCGCCTGAACGTGAGGACCCAAACAACCCATTGTACAACACAAAGAACATCCCGAAGGTTGTAGGCGCGAACTCGAAGAAAAGCTTAGAGCTTTCGGTCGCTTTATACGAGGCTGCGCTCGAAAAGGCAGTGCCAGTAACTAGCGCGGAAGCTGCCGAAGCCACGAAAATCTTCGAAAATGCCTTCAGAGGCGTTAATATAGGACTCGTTAACGAGATTAAGATCATTCTCGACGCAATGGGAATTGACGTGTGGGAGGTAATCAAGGCAGCGTCAACCAAACCCTTCGGATTCATGCCCTTCTACCCAGGTCCTGGTCTTGGTGGACACTGCATTCCTATAGACCCGTTTTATCTCACTTACAAGGCTCACGAGTTCGAGGTTCCCACGAGATTCATCGAGCTAGCAGGCGAAATAAACACGGCGATGCCGCGCTGGGTTGTCGGAAAGATTATGGAGGCGCTCAATGAACGCCGCAAGGCTTTAAAAGGCTCGAAGGTTTTAATTATAGGACTCGCATACAAGAAGAACGTCGATGATATGCGCGAGTCGCCGTCGCTCAGGCTCATCGAGATACTCACAGACAAAGGCGCAAAGGTCGATTATCACGATCCTTATATCCCTAAGATGCCGCCAACCCGCAAGTATAAATTCGATATGACAAGCGTTGCGCTTACGCCTAAGAACATTGCCCGCTACGACGTAGTGCTGATAGCGACCGATCACGACAACGTCAATTACGCCAAGGTTGTCAAATATGCCAAACTGATTGTTGACACGCGCAACGCAACATCAGCAATCAAGCAAGGCAAAGAAAAGATAGTAAAAGCTTAATTCCTCCTATTCCGTGGTGAGTCCGGGAAGGTGATTAAGCCATGCCGGGCTTGACAAAGCATTTACAATCACTATATATTTAGTAGGAGACATCACTGCTTACCGCTCATGAAATAACGATAACGGATCAAGTGTTAGGAATCTTCAAGCATGTAATCATTAAGATTGATGGCGGTTCCCAAGCACCTATAGCTGGTGGTATTACAGGTATGAGTGCTATGGGTATTATAGAGAAAAGAGTGACGGCAGGCAGCTATCGCTTGATGGATGTTGCGGTAGCGTCTGGGAGAAAGGGATTATACAACTACATAGAGCTTTACAATATTGAACCTGAAATCAAGCTCGGAAATTCTCTAAGCGATTATTTTGACTCCGACGTAGAGGACGGCGTTCTTACTTTCTTTTCAAGGTTCCTCGGATGCGGCGACATTCTCCATGTTGAATACTGGCAGGATTGGAAAACGAGAAAAGAACTGATTTCGGGAACTCCAGCGATTGCTTCAAGACTTGGATTCAAGCTCTTTGGCCTGGGATTCACATGGTTCAAGGACTGGTACATAGCCGAAGGAGGAAGGGAGGGTTCATTGAAGCTGACTGCCGAAAAACCGCTCGACGAAGAGATGGTCAGAAGGAATTTGGACACTGCAAAAAAGGAATTAGAGGATTATCTAAAAGAAGAAAGGCGAGAGGAAACCAAGGATAGAGCGGGAAAAGTTCTAGTCCGAATGGCAGAGCTTATGAGGGAACCATCTGTTTTATTGACACCTTGTCAATCTTGAGGTATTATTTACCAATGAAGCTTGATTTTGCTAAAGTTCACGGAGCCGGAAACGACTTTGTGGTCTTCAAACATCCCGAACAGCCGGACGAATTTTTTGCGCGCATTGCACCTTCGATATGCAACAGACGCAAAGGTGTAGGAGCGGATGGAATTCTGCTCGTTCGAAAGGAGCCGGGGTACGATTTCCGCATGGTATATTTCAATGCCGACGGTTCACGCGCCGAGTTCTGCGGAAACGGCGCTCGCTCCCTGGTTCTTTACGCATGGAAAGAAGGAATAGCGCCATCGGAGATGAAGTTCATATCGGATGCAGGCGTGCATCAAGGTCTTATTTCAGATGGAAACCCTTCTGTATCTCTTCCTAACCCTGCAGAGCTTAAACTGAATATATCCCTGCCGGATTTCTTCTTCCCTATGCATTTTGTGAACACCGGTGTCCCTCATGTAGTCGTTTTCGTTGACAACGTTAAAACATTTGACGTAATTGATATTGGAAGTCAAATTCGATATCATAAGTATTTCGCTCCCAAAGGAACCAACGTTAACTTCGTCCAGGTCTTCGAAGACGGTAAGGTTTCTGTCAGGACTTATGAGCGCGGGGTCGAGTCTGAAACGCTTGCATGCGGAACAGGAGCGGTCGCAGTGGCGGCAGTACTCGCCATAACTCGCGGATTCAAGCCTCCTGTGAAACTTGACTTCCCGGGCGGAGCGTTAAATGTTGATTTCAATGTGAGGGATAATGATATTTCAGACGTGATGCTTGGAGGCGAAACCGCTATCGTGTTCAAGGGTGAGATTGAAATAGTCTAGAAGTTGAGGAAGTTTGTGTCCAGAAGCAAGAAACCCGGAGAGAAGAAAACCATCAAGCAAAAACCAAAACATCCCAGGCCAATGAAGGGTATCAGGTGGTCGGAAAAGAAAGAGGAAAAGCCCGGTTTCAGAAAAAAGAAGAAAATCGCAAAGGATATGGATAAAGAAATTCTCTCTGATGAAAAGATTCCTTGATTACATAGATCACATACTTCGTTAAGAAAAGACTTAAAATATGCAAGGAGAACAACCTTGACGAGGGGGATTTCTGCCCTAGAATAAACGTAACCTTAAAAGTGAGTGGGTCTGCCTCAGGGCAAAGATACCCACTTAAAGCCCGGCGACAAGCCGGGCTTATTTTTACACCCTGTAAAATCGCGAGACGTTTTTGCAGGGAACCCAAAAAGAAACGAAGCATCTGTTTGGGGTAATTTATATGATTTTTCCAGGATTGAGAATACCGTTGGGGTCAAAAGTCTTCTTGAGACGTCCGTACAGAGCGAGTTCGGCTTCTGATGCAACTAGCGGCAGATATTTCTTTTTTACTATCCCGATGCCGTGCTCGCCGGAAAGGGTCCCGCCGAGAGATATTACGAGCCTGAAGAGATCTGAAAGAATCCGCTCCCTTTCCTTATCCCAGACATTATCCTCCAGTTTCCCTTTAAGGATATTTACGTGAACGTTTCCATCGCCTGCGTGCCCGAAAGCGACAATCTCAACGTTAGAATTGCGCCGAATATCATCGACGCCATCCAGAAGATTCTTTATGCAAGCAACGGGTACAACAACGTCTTCGCGTTCCATCTCAGGCGAAAGATGATGCAGCGCGTCGTGGAGCGAGCGTCGCGTCTTCCACAGACGCTGCTTCATATCCTTGCTTTCGGCGACAAAAACGTCAAGCGCTCCGTTTTCAACACAGAGCGTACCGATTCTTTCATAGTCGCGCTCGACCGCTTCCTTGTCAGAACCGTCAAGACCCACCATAAGATATGCTCCGGCTCCCTGAACGGGCAGTCTTGATTCGAGGTATGCTTCAACAACCTCGAGTGCGCGCCGCTCCATGAATTCCATCACGGCAGGAATTACGCCGGTTTTATGGATTAACCCGATAACGGTTGCCGCTTGTCCGTAGCTATCGAAAGGTATGAGAAGATCGGTTCTGTAAGCAGGGAGAGGCAGCAACCTTAACGTAATCTCGGTAACAACGCCCAGCGTGCCCTCGGATGCAATCATGATTCCGATAATGTTGTAGCCTGTAACGTTCTTGCGAAGCTTTCCTCCGACCCTTATTACTTCGCCTTCAGCGGTGACAAACTCGAGCCCGGTAACATAGTCTTTAGTGGTTCCGTACTTTATAGCTCTCGGACCTCCCGCACCTTCGATGACGTTGCCGCCTATAGAGCAGCTTTCAAGTGAGGCAGGGTCCGGAGGATAAAAAAGACCTTCCGCTTCCACCGCTTTGTGCAGCTCGCCCGTAATTACGCCCGGTTGAACAACAACAATCAGGTTGTCCTTATCTATCTCAAGTATTCGATTCATCCGTTCCAATGTAAGAACTACCCCGCCCTTGACTGCAAGCGCGCCTCCTGAAACACCAGTACCCGCTCCCCTCGGCGTCACGGGTATTTGGTTTTCGCTGCAATATTTAAGCAATGCTGAGACATCTGACGTGGATTCTGCAAAAAAGACCGCCTCGGGCGGAGCGTTGATATTGCTCGTTTCATCGTGGGAATATCTGGAGAGGGTTTCCGGTAATAGGGAAACCCTCTCATTGAATATGGACTTTAATTCTTCGATATGCCTCAAAGTCATGTCATCATTAGCTGTCTCTCTAGAGTATGGGTATTTACTCAGCCTCCTCTCTTGGTAGGCGGTATTACTCCATGCATCGAAGGGACACCGTACTTTTGATTGAACCTGGCGTGGTCGGAGAAGAACGTTTCTATTGTAGAATCCGAAGCGTTAAGCCTTGATATGTACTCGTTGGTCTTCGTCAAAGCCTCGCCAACATCCTTAAGCATCAATTCGTGATCAGCGCGTATCTTCGAAGCCTTCGAGGTATCGTGCGCGGCTTCCATAGAGATGTGCCTTGATTCGAGCGAGCTTGCATCATTCATCCAGGTTTTTGCTTCATTAAGGGTTTTTTCGTATTCTGCAAACCATGCTTTGTGTCTGGCTTGAGCGGCTTTATCCTCGGTCGAAAGGGGGAACTTTGCCAGCACTGAATCCTGCTCATCATGCACTTTTCTTGCATTCTCCTGCTTTTTTACGACATTTTCAAGATCCACAAGCGCTCTTTTCCACTCGCCTTTTGACAGCGAGTACTCGGCATCCAGCTTCTCGTCGAGGTTCTTAGTGCTGCAACCAGACACTAAGAGGCTGACTGTAAGCGCCGCAAAAACAGCGGTCAATCTTTTCATAATTCTCCTTAGGTTTGGATTATATGATGTATGCTAATCCTTTTTTAGCAAAAATCAAGTTTCAAATATCTTCCAGATGAAATTAACGGCAGCGCCAACGGCAATAACCGCTCCAAGCATAATTCCCGCAGATTTCAAGGCGTCCTTCCAGCCAAGCTCCCTGAAGAGTATTACAAGAGTTGCGATACATGGAAAAAACATGGACATTACTACGCTTCCGACAACTAGTTGCCTGGTTGTTAGAGCGAGCGGTACGAACATCCCTGCACCCATCTCTTTGCGTAGTATTCCCATAAGCAATGGCACAATTGCCTCTTTTGGAAGACCCCAAAGGAAGTTGACGACCGGAGACGTTGCATTCGCTATCCAGTCGAAGATATCAGTCTGATAGAGAAGATTAACAACAATCATGACTCCGAAGACAAGCGGCATCGCCTCTTTAAGGAACTCCCATATCCGCATCCATACCTTTGAAAAAAGCGATCTGAAGGAAGGAACGCGATAAGGAGGAATCTCAATCAGGAGCTCGGGCTGAAAACCCTTTGATGTCAAACGAAGCATGAAACCTATTACAATCCAGACGGCTACAAGTATTCCGTAAACAAGAAGCACCGGACCCGCTCCCCTCTCTCCCAAAAGGCCTATGAGCATCGCTTGAAGGGCCGCGCAGGGCACCGCTATGGAGATGAGGGTTGCGGTTATAAACCTCTGCCGTTTGCTCTCAAGTATCCTTGTTGCCATGATGCCCGGAACGTTGCAGCCCAAGCCAAGTAATGTTGGTATTATTGCATATCCATGAAGTCCAATACGGTGCATGAGGCTATCGAGAAAAACGGCAAGCCTGGGAAGGTAGCCAGTATCCTCAAGTAGCGAGAGGACAAGGTAAAAGCTCGTGATGTAGGGTAAAACCATACCGAGAGGTACAAAAAGCCCGGTAGTCAAGAGCCCGAACGATTGCTTAAAGTCAATTTGACCATTTACTAGATGTCCTATCAGAAGATTGTGGATGAATCCTTGATGACCAAGAGAGTTTGAAAGTTTAACCAAAAGCGGCCGAAGCGCTACATCAAAAAGAGGTTCTATGCCGAAAGGAACCGTAAACCAGGGCTTGCCGAGAATGCCTACGCTGCCCGATATCAGGAATTCTCCAAGCAATCTTATCAAAGAAAAGGAAATTGCAAGCGCTATAACGGCGAACAATGCTCCCCAGAAGGGATGAACAGATACGTCTTCCAGCCATTGCCCGAATGTATGATGATGGTGGTGAAGTGTCTGGACTTCGTCGACAATATGGCCGACTCTTGCCCAGACCGTCTGCTCAGATATATGCTTGTGGCCTTTTGCCGCCTCACCCGATTGATGGTGCGCCACGTGCGGGTGATGTCCCGGATGCCCTTTCTCGTTTTTATTTTTTTCATCCAGATCAAGAGCTAGCGCGGATAGTATCAATCTTTTGACCCCCTCCCCCGTTCTCGCGACAGTTGGTATTACAGGCGCTCCAAGCCTTCTGGCGAGT
The sequence above is a segment of the bacterium genome. Coding sequences within it:
- the feoB gene encoding ferrous iron transport protein B, which produces MVNENRKIKKKHADILLVGQPNVGKSVLFSRLTGVRTVTSNYPGTTVGYTEGRMRFANDNYEIVDAPGIYSLEPLDDAARVAIDLIDDAKRIINVVDATHLERQLPLTLELLAQGKPVVVALNMADEARHKGIEVNVGELARRLGAPVIPTVARTGEGVKRLILSALALDLDEKNKNEKGHPGHHPHVAHHQSGEAAKGHKHISEQTVWARVGHIVDEVQTLHHHHHTFGQWLEDVSVHPFWGALFAVIALAISFSLIRLLGEFLISGSVGILGKPWFTVPFGIEPLFDVALRPLLVKLSNSLGHQGFIHNLLIGHLVNGQIDFKQSFGLLTTGLFVPLGMVLPYITSFYLVLSLLEDTGYLPRLAVFLDSLMHRIGLHGYAIIPTLLGLGCNVPGIMATRILESKRQRFITATLISIAVPCAALQAMLIGLLGERGAGPVLLVYGILVAVWIVIGFMLRLTSKGFQPELLIEIPPYRVPSFRSLFSKVWMRIWEFLKEAMPLVFGVMIVVNLLYQTDIFDWIANATSPVVNFLWGLPKEAIVPLLMGILRKEMGAGMFVPLALTTRQLVVGSVVMSMFFPCIATLVILFRELGWKDALKSAGIMLGAVIAVGAAVNFIWKIFET
- a CDS encoding diaminopimelate epimerase — encoded protein: MKLDFAKVHGAGNDFVVFKHPEQPDEFFARIAPSICNRRKGVGADGILLVRKEPGYDFRMVYFNADGSRAEFCGNGARSLVLYAWKEGIAPSEMKFISDAGVHQGLISDGNPSVSLPNPAELKLNISLPDFFFPMHFVNTGVPHVVVFVDNVKTFDVIDIGSQIRYHKYFAPKGTNVNFVQVFEDGKVSVRTYERGVESETLACGTGAVAVAAVLAITRGFKPPVKLDFPGGALNVDFNVRDNDISDVMLGGETAIVFKGEIEIV
- a CDS encoding FAD-binding protein, whose product is MTLRHIEELKSIFNERVSLLPETLSRYSHDETSNINAPPEAVFFAESTSDVSALLKYCSENQIPVTPRGAGTGVSGGALAVKGGVVLTLERMNRILEIDKDNLIVVVQPGVITGELHKAVEAEGLFYPPDPASLESCSIGGNVIEGAGGPRAIKYGTTKDYVTGLEFVTAEGEVIRVGGKLRKNVTGYNIIGIMIASEGTLGVVTEITLRLLPLPAYRTDLLIPFDSYGQAATVIGLIHKTGVIPAVMEFMERRALEVVEAYLESRLPVQGAGAYLMVGLDGSDKEAVERDYERIGTLCVENGALDVFVAESKDMKQRLWKTRRSLHDALHHLSPEMEREDVVVPVACIKNLLDGVDDIRRNSNVEIVAFGHAGDGNVHVNILKGKLEDNVWDKERERILSDLFRLVISLGGTLSGEHGIGIVKKKYLPLVASEAELALYGRLKKTFDPNGILNPGKII
- a CDS encoding nucleotide sugar dehydrogenase, whose protein sequence is MLTIQRIKEKKAVIGVVGMGYVGLPLALTFAEEGFKVIGYDIDEAKPRMLNSGKTYIKHIPASRIKKAVSAGLLEATADFTKIPESDALLVAVPTPLDEHFQPDLSFVTGTAEQIGPHLVKGQLVVLESSSFPGTTEDIMRPILEERSGLKAHKDFWLSYSPEREDPNNPLYNTKNIPKVVGANSKKSLELSVALYEAALEKAVPVTSAEAAEATKIFENAFRGVNIGLVNEIKIILDAMGIDVWEVIKAASTKPFGFMPFYPGPGLGGHCIPIDPFYLTYKAHEFEVPTRFIELAGEINTAMPRWVVGKIMEALNERRKALKGSKVLIIGLAYKKNVDDMRESPSLRLIEILTDKGAKVDYHDPYIPKMPPTRKYKFDMTSVALTPKNIARYDVVLIATDHDNVNYAKVVKYAKLIVDTRNATSAIKQGKEKIVKA
- a CDS encoding DUF1122 family protein, producing MSAMGIIEKRVTAGSYRLMDVAVASGRKGLYNYIELYNIEPEIKLGNSLSDYFDSDVEDGVLTFFSRFLGCGDILHVEYWQDWKTRKELISGTPAIASRLGFKLFGLGFTWFKDWYIAEGGREGSLKLTAEKPLDEEMVRRNLDTAKKELEDYLKEERREETKDRAGKVLVRMAELMREPSVLLTPCQS